A stretch of the Amycolatopsis sp. BJA-103 genome encodes the following:
- a CDS encoding SAM-dependent methyltransferase, with the protein MTSDEVRSMPRRPLPPLDYDKPNLARMKDALLGGHDHYEIDRLAVEAFLTVAPDGAAVAKEFRSWASRVVRFLAGTRGVGQFLDLGSGMPYVENTHQTAQRYNPDALVIYVDDDPVVQAHGLALLEDHLVHVSGADLRDPEQTLNDPAIAEHLELDRPVAVLLNAVLHHIEDLDRARAIVRGYVDALAPGSYLLLTHYYTDGEGPYGEFARKLDGLMDGIGYGTVHRSREEIESLFDGLEMLEPGLVHLHEWWPEGPRLAPLTRLNYLSLGGVAVKP; encoded by the coding sequence ATGACTTCGGACGAGGTCCGGTCCATGCCGAGGCGCCCGTTACCGCCCCTCGACTACGACAAACCCAATCTCGCCCGGATGAAGGACGCCCTCCTCGGGGGACACGACCACTACGAGATCGACAGGCTGGCCGTCGAGGCCTTCCTCACGGTGGCCCCCGACGGCGCCGCGGTGGCCAAGGAGTTCCGGTCCTGGGCCAGCCGGGTGGTCCGGTTCCTCGCCGGCACCCGTGGGGTCGGCCAGTTCCTCGATCTGGGCTCCGGCATGCCGTACGTCGAGAACACGCACCAGACGGCGCAGCGGTACAACCCCGACGCGCTGGTCATCTACGTCGACGACGACCCGGTGGTCCAGGCACACGGACTGGCGTTGCTGGAAGACCACCTCGTGCACGTCAGCGGCGCGGATCTGCGCGATCCCGAGCAGACGCTGAACGATCCGGCGATCGCCGAGCATCTCGAACTCGACCGCCCGGTCGCGGTGCTGCTCAACGCTGTGCTGCATCACATCGAAGACCTCGACAGGGCGCGAGCCATCGTCCGCGGCTATGTCGACGCGCTCGCCCCCGGGTCGTATCTGCTGCTCACGCACTATTACACCGACGGCGAGGGGCCGTACGGCGAGTTCGCGCGGAAGCTCGACGGCCTGATGGACGGCATCGGTTATGGCACGGTGCACCGCAGCCGCGAAGAGATCGAGTCGCTGTTCGACGGGCTGGAGATGCTCGAACCCGGTCTCGTGCACCTGCACGAATGGTGGCCGGAGGGCCCGCGCCTGGCTCCGCTGACCCGGTTGAACTACCTGAGCCTGGGCGGCGTGGCGGTCAAGCCTTGA
- a CDS encoding M48 family metalloprotease: protein MAFPVVVVAVGVASVLAGLRIQGKIGTYVMLAGLAIMIALGFGLVSALRARRPPIEGPRLDRDAHPELWEMIDDLAAQVKTRPPDEIVLIGEINAAVSEDARFLGLRPGRRTMLVGLPLLAALSVSELRSVLAHELGHYSGGHTRLLALTYRGTQTLAFTVDRLDGGPARALLSAYSKLYLLVARSANRRQELQADEASVLAAGSRTAAAALRKVATLNPLWKDYAERYISLGMAARRTPAVLLGFRSYLNHPVQRDWMTEYAEDILDGEELSKFDSHPPTKRRIAALAGVPDNPVKPDARPGWALLGAPKVDVPEAELAVLIRDVGPRADWDEVVKRAGRASVAEGAKLLTSAGIESRLAPRGTIGEVVRVLRDGDADALAKPLRAPSREEGRALLTELFADTVTAAMIDNGVAAHRLNWGGGWELCLGDGEPFDVTELVGPAVQSPRAVDELVHNLQLLTVPAGYFCKQEPEREPDPAEARMLGMFTALKAKRKLYDLIVCDTEVVLLPMSRSVLVRRGVAGLIGARGVSDRKRIRKLRERGLDDLRAEPGARRIPFTDIVAGGFPRRKLTVYLTMELSDGETLELAITGNTEDFGTAHDDLKAFFSSLKA, encoded by the coding sequence GTGGCGTTCCCAGTGGTGGTCGTCGCGGTGGGTGTCGCCAGTGTGCTGGCGGGCCTGCGGATCCAGGGCAAGATCGGCACCTACGTGATGCTCGCCGGGCTCGCGATCATGATCGCGCTCGGCTTCGGGCTGGTGAGCGCGCTGCGGGCGCGACGGCCGCCGATCGAGGGACCGCGGCTGGATCGTGACGCCCATCCGGAGCTGTGGGAGATGATCGACGACCTCGCGGCCCAGGTGAAGACTCGGCCGCCGGACGAGATCGTGCTGATCGGCGAGATCAACGCGGCGGTCAGCGAGGACGCCCGGTTCCTCGGCCTGCGACCGGGCCGCCGGACGATGCTGGTCGGGCTGCCGTTGCTGGCCGCGCTGAGCGTGAGCGAACTGCGCTCGGTCCTCGCGCACGAACTCGGCCATTACAGCGGCGGCCACACCCGCCTGCTCGCGCTGACCTACCGCGGCACCCAGACGCTCGCCTTCACCGTCGACAGGCTGGACGGCGGCCCCGCCAGGGCCCTGCTCTCCGCCTACTCGAAGCTGTACCTGCTGGTCGCGCGGTCGGCGAACCGGCGGCAGGAACTCCAGGCCGACGAGGCGTCCGTGCTCGCGGCGGGAAGCCGGACGGCGGCCGCGGCACTGCGGAAGGTCGCGACGCTCAACCCGCTTTGGAAGGACTACGCCGAGCGCTACATCTCGCTCGGCATGGCTGCGCGGCGCACTCCCGCGGTCCTGCTGGGCTTCCGGTCGTACCTCAACCACCCGGTCCAGCGGGACTGGATGACCGAGTACGCCGAAGACATCCTCGACGGCGAGGAGCTGTCGAAGTTCGACAGTCATCCGCCCACGAAGCGGCGGATCGCCGCGCTGGCCGGGGTGCCGGACAACCCGGTGAAGCCGGACGCGCGGCCGGGCTGGGCGTTGCTGGGCGCGCCGAAGGTCGATGTCCCCGAAGCGGAACTGGCGGTGCTGATCCGCGACGTCGGGCCGCGGGCGGACTGGGACGAGGTCGTCAAACGCGCCGGGCGGGCGTCGGTGGCGGAGGGCGCGAAGCTGCTGACCTCGGCCGGGATCGAGAGCAGGCTGGCGCCGCGCGGCACGATCGGCGAAGTCGTCCGGGTCCTGCGCGACGGCGACGCGGACGCGCTCGCCAAACCCCTGCGGGCCCCGTCCCGCGAAGAGGGCCGCGCACTGCTGACCGAGTTGTTCGCCGACACCGTCACCGCCGCGATGATCGACAACGGTGTCGCCGCGCACCGCCTGAACTGGGGCGGTGGCTGGGAACTGTGCCTCGGCGACGGCGAGCCGTTCGACGTCACCGAACTGGTCGGCCCCGCGGTGCAGAGCCCGCGCGCGGTCGACGAACTGGTCCACAACCTGCAGTTGCTCACCGTGCCCGCCGGGTACTTCTGCAAACAGGAGCCCGAACGGGAGCCGGATCCCGCCGAAGCCCGGATGCTCGGGATGTTCACCGCGTTGAAGGCCAAGCGGAAGCTCTACGACCTGATCGTCTGCGACACCGAAGTGGTGTTGCTGCCGATGTCGCGTTCGGTACTGGTCCGCCGCGGTGTCGCCGGGCTCATCGGAGCGCGAGGGGTGTCGGACCGCAAACGGATCCGGAAGCTGCGGGAACGCGGCCTCGACGATCTGCGTGCCGAGCCGGGCGCGCGGCGCATCCCGTTCACGGACATCGTCGCGGGCGGTTTCCCCCGCCGGAAGCTCACCGTCTACCTGACGATGGAACTCTCCGACGGCGAGACGCTGGAACTGGCGATCACCGGCAACACAGAGGACTTCGGGACCGCCCACGACGACCTGAAAGCGTTCTTCAGCTCGCTCAAGGCTTGA
- a CDS encoding aldo/keto reductase, which yields MTDIPTVKLNNGVEMPQLGFGVFQVPDEETTAAVKTALDAGYRSIDTAKVYGNEAGVGKALAESGIARDELFITTKLWNSEQGYDATLKAFDASLAKLGLERLDLYLIHWPTPERDLYNDTWKAFEKLYADGRVRAIGVSNFQPAHLERLLDAGSVTPAVNQVEVHPYLQQAEVREFDAKHGIATEAWSPLAKGGDLLGEAAVKALAEKHGRTPAQVVLRWHLQLGNIVIPKSVTPSRIAENLDVFGFTLSEEDVASLSVLDRGERTGPDPDTFNVA from the coding sequence GTGACCGACATTCCCACCGTCAAGCTCAACAACGGGGTGGAGATGCCGCAGCTCGGGTTCGGCGTCTTCCAGGTGCCGGACGAGGAGACCACCGCCGCGGTCAAGACCGCGCTGGACGCGGGCTACCGCAGCATCGACACCGCCAAGGTCTACGGCAACGAAGCAGGCGTCGGCAAGGCACTGGCCGAGTCCGGCATCGCCCGCGACGAACTGTTCATCACCACCAAGCTGTGGAACAGCGAGCAGGGCTACGACGCCACGCTGAAGGCGTTCGACGCCAGCCTGGCCAAACTGGGCCTGGAGCGGCTGGACCTCTACCTCATCCACTGGCCGACGCCCGAGCGCGACCTCTACAACGACACGTGGAAGGCCTTCGAGAAGCTCTACGCCGACGGCCGGGTGCGCGCGATCGGCGTGTCCAACTTCCAGCCGGCCCACCTCGAGCGGCTTCTCGACGCCGGTTCCGTCACCCCGGCGGTCAACCAGGTCGAGGTGCACCCGTACCTGCAGCAGGCCGAGGTGCGCGAGTTCGACGCGAAGCACGGCATCGCGACCGAGGCGTGGAGCCCGCTGGCCAAGGGCGGCGACCTGCTCGGCGAAGCCGCGGTGAAGGCGCTCGCCGAGAAGCACGGCCGCACTCCGGCTCAGGTCGTCCTGCGGTGGCACCTGCAGCTGGGCAACATCGTGATCCCGAAGTCCGTGACGCCGTCGCGGATCGCGGAGAACCTCGACGTCTTCGGGTTCACGCTGTCGGAGGAGGACGTCGCCTCGCTGTCCGTGCTGGACCGGGGCGAGCGGACCGGACCGGATCCCGACACCTTCAACGTCGCGTAG
- a CDS encoding MFS transporter, translating into MPAALLALAISAFGIGTTEFVIMGLLPEVASDFGVSIPSAGLLISGYALGVVVGAPVLTALASRVPRKTVLVGLMVLFIAGNVVSALAPTYGLLMTGRVIAALSHGAFFGVGAVVASSLVAPAKQASAIAMMFTGLTVANVLGVPAGTALGQALGWRSTFWAVSVLGVVGLIGILALVPVQATTRSAGLRSELAVFRRPQVWLALAMTTLGFAGVFASFTYIAPMMTEVAGFSPGAVTWLLVLFGAGLFAGNLIGGKAADRALMPSLYVILAALAAVLVVFVFTAHAQLPAAITIAVFGAAGFATVAPLQARVMDKAEGAPALASAANIAAFNLGNAGGAWLGGQAISAGLGYTASNWIGAALALAGLLVAVISGMLDHGRRKARRAELAPAA; encoded by the coding sequence ATGCCTGCCGCTCTGCTCGCACTGGCGATCAGCGCCTTCGGTATCGGCACCACCGAGTTCGTGATCATGGGCCTGTTGCCCGAGGTCGCGAGCGACTTCGGCGTCTCGATCCCCTCCGCGGGGCTGTTGATCTCCGGGTACGCGCTCGGCGTCGTCGTCGGTGCCCCGGTGCTGACCGCGCTCGCGTCACGGGTGCCGCGCAAGACGGTCCTGGTCGGCCTGATGGTCCTGTTCATCGCGGGCAACGTCGTTTCCGCGCTGGCCCCCACCTACGGCCTGCTGATGACCGGCCGCGTGATCGCCGCGCTCTCGCACGGCGCGTTCTTCGGCGTCGGCGCGGTCGTCGCCTCCTCGCTGGTCGCCCCCGCCAAACAGGCCAGCGCCATCGCGATGATGTTCACCGGGCTGACCGTCGCCAACGTCCTCGGCGTTCCCGCCGGGACGGCACTCGGCCAGGCGCTCGGCTGGCGCTCGACGTTCTGGGCGGTCAGCGTCCTCGGGGTGGTCGGCCTGATCGGGATCCTCGCGCTGGTACCGGTCCAGGCGACGACGCGGAGCGCGGGGCTGCGCAGCGAACTCGCCGTCTTCCGGCGTCCTCAGGTGTGGCTCGCGCTGGCGATGACCACGCTCGGGTTCGCCGGGGTGTTCGCGTCCTTCACCTACATCGCCCCGATGATGACCGAGGTCGCCGGCTTCTCCCCCGGCGCGGTGACGTGGCTGCTCGTGCTGTTCGGCGCCGGCCTGTTCGCCGGCAACCTGATCGGCGGCAAGGCGGCCGACCGGGCGCTCATGCCCAGCCTGTACGTCATCCTCGCCGCCCTCGCGGCCGTGCTGGTCGTGTTCGTCTTCACCGCGCACGCCCAGCTTCCCGCCGCGATCACCATCGCGGTCTTCGGCGCCGCCGGTTTCGCGACCGTCGCGCCGCTGCAGGCCCGCGTCATGGACAAGGCCGAAGGCGCCCCCGCGCTGGCGTCGGCCGCCAACATCGCCGCGTTCAACCTCGGCAACGCCGGGGGCGCGTGGCTCGGCGGCCAGGCCATCAGCGCGGGTCTCGGCTACACCGCGTCCAACTGGATCGGCGCCGCGCTCGCGCTCGCCGGGCTGCTGGTCGCGGTCATCTCAGGCATGCTCGATCACGGGCGGCGGAAGGCTCGTCGCGCCGAACTGGCCCCCGCCGCCTGA
- a CDS encoding MarR family winged helix-turn-helix transcriptional regulator: protein MSLADDAVEARAQGWRTLAALHARIEDALERALAQKHELSVSEYTVLDVLGRQDGFHLRMNQLSNAVVLSQSATTRLVSRLEDRGLLQRYLCPDDRRGIYTEVTPAGQELLAAARPTHDSVLTGALAAAEDLPELAPLVAALGKLTFARS from the coding sequence GTGTCACTGGCCGACGACGCCGTGGAAGCACGCGCGCAGGGCTGGCGGACTCTCGCCGCACTGCACGCGCGGATCGAGGACGCGCTCGAGCGCGCGCTGGCGCAGAAGCACGAACTGTCCGTCAGCGAGTACACCGTGCTGGACGTGCTCGGCCGCCAGGACGGCTTCCACCTGCGCATGAACCAGCTGTCGAACGCCGTCGTGCTCAGCCAGTCGGCGACGACGCGGCTGGTGTCGCGGCTGGAGGACCGGGGACTGCTGCAGCGGTACCTGTGCCCGGATGACCGGCGGGGGATCTACACGGAGGTCACCCCGGCGGGACAGGAGCTGCTCGCGGCCGCGCGGCCGACGCACGACAGCGTCCTCACCGGCGCGCTGGCCGCCGCCGAGGACCTCCCCGAACTCGCGCCTTTGGTCGCCGCGCTCGGAAAGCTCACCTTCGCCCGCTCGTGA
- a CDS encoding amidohydrolase, with amino-acid sequence MDDLLLRRVRVGLAGSLSDVLIKGGRIAAIGGPGQAGEASETLDGHGGTLLPGLVDAHVHTAQWSAARRRIPLGEAKSAAHTVELVLAHLLANPVLPGDLVLGAGFRDGLWPDAPHKDLLQKALPGHPVALFSADLHTLWLSPAALKLIGRDHPTGVLLENDCMSATAELPVAPDDVIDGWVADALDAAAARGVTEIVDYEYTDTVTAWRRRLARKPLPVRVSCVIAKYLLDTAVERGHRTGDVLEDTGGLLTVGPFKLFVDGSLNTRTAYCVGHYAGTESHGLLELPPEELEPLMRKASEHGLSPAVHAIGDHANKIALDAFANVGCAGRIEHAQLVRAEDVARFAELGVVASVQPAHQPDDRDVADRHWHGWTDRAFPYGALHRSGVTLEFGSDAPVAPLDPWDAIASAVSRTDDDRPPWHPEQAMPLEAALAAASGGRAGVAVGDVADLVVTAVDPSRLSPAGLRDTPITATVMNGRITYAS; translated from the coding sequence GTGGACGATCTTCTGTTGCGCCGGGTCCGGGTCGGCTTGGCGGGTTCCCTGTCGGACGTACTGATCAAGGGTGGCCGGATCGCGGCCATCGGAGGCCCGGGGCAAGCGGGTGAAGCGTCGGAAACCCTGGACGGGCACGGCGGAACGCTGCTGCCGGGACTCGTCGACGCGCACGTGCACACCGCGCAGTGGTCCGCCGCGCGCCGCCGGATCCCGCTGGGGGAGGCGAAGTCCGCCGCGCATACGGTCGAGCTCGTGCTCGCCCATCTGCTGGCGAACCCCGTGCTGCCCGGTGATCTCGTGCTCGGCGCCGGATTCCGCGATGGTCTTTGGCCCGACGCCCCGCACAAGGACCTGCTGCAGAAGGCGCTGCCGGGGCATCCCGTCGCCCTGTTCAGCGCCGACCTCCACACGCTGTGGCTCAGCCCCGCCGCGCTGAAACTCATCGGCCGCGATCATCCGACCGGTGTGCTGCTGGAGAACGACTGCATGAGCGCGACGGCCGAACTCCCGGTCGCCCCGGACGACGTCATCGACGGCTGGGTCGCCGACGCGCTCGACGCGGCGGCCGCCCGCGGCGTCACCGAGATCGTCGACTACGAGTACACCGACACGGTCACCGCCTGGCGGCGTCGGCTGGCGCGGAAACCCTTGCCGGTCCGGGTTTCCTGCGTGATCGCGAAGTACCTGCTCGACACCGCCGTCGAACGCGGCCACCGCACCGGCGACGTCCTCGAAGACACCGGCGGGCTGCTCACGGTCGGCCCGTTCAAGCTGTTCGTCGACGGTTCGCTGAACACGCGCACCGCGTACTGCGTGGGGCACTACGCCGGGACCGAGTCCCACGGGCTGCTCGAACTGCCGCCCGAGGAGCTGGAACCGTTGATGCGCAAGGCTTCCGAGCACGGTCTCTCGCCCGCGGTGCACGCGATCGGCGATCACGCCAACAAGATCGCGCTCGACGCCTTCGCGAACGTCGGATGCGCCGGCCGCATCGAGCACGCCCAGCTGGTGCGTGCCGAAGACGTCGCGCGGTTCGCCGAACTGGGTGTCGTGGCGAGTGTGCAGCCCGCCCACCAGCCGGACGACCGCGACGTCGCCGACCGGCACTGGCACGGCTGGACCGACCGGGCTTTCCCTTACGGCGCCTTGCATCGCTCCGGGGTGACCCTGGAGTTCGGCTCGGACGCGCCGGTCGCCCCACTGGACCCGTGGGACGCGATCGCGTCGGCGGTCAGCCGCACCGACGACGACCGCCCGCCGTGGCATCCCGAGCAGGCCATGCCGCTGGAGGCCGCGCTCGCCGCGGCGTCGGGCGGCCGGGCGGGGGTGGCCGTCGGCGACGTCGCGGATCTGGTCGTCACCGCGGTGGATCCGTCGCGGCTGTCCCCGGCCGGACTGCGTGACACTCCGATCACCGCCACCGTGATGAACGGCAGGATCACCTACGCGTCCTGA
- a CDS encoding DUF2127 domain-containing protein has protein sequence MSTEKLFRIAIALKGLDGALQLVGGLVLMLVPASVVTGFAHAVVTRDLLGDPEGTLARHLELAAGHFAEGRTFAVVYLVAHGLIKLGLVWALARKVMRAYPVAAVVLSAFVVYEIFRAIHTHSLALPFFAALDVVIVVLVLREYRQLKRDRVAA, from the coding sequence ATGAGCACCGAGAAGCTGTTCCGGATCGCCATCGCCTTGAAGGGGCTCGATGGTGCGTTGCAGCTGGTGGGCGGTCTGGTCCTGATGCTCGTCCCGGCGTCGGTCGTCACCGGTTTCGCGCACGCCGTGGTCACCCGCGACCTGCTCGGCGACCCGGAAGGGACACTGGCCCGGCACCTCGAACTCGCCGCCGGCCACTTCGCCGAGGGCCGGACGTTCGCCGTCGTGTACCTCGTCGCGCACGGGCTCATCAAGCTCGGCCTGGTCTGGGCGCTGGCCCGCAAGGTGATGCGCGCCTACCCCGTGGCCGCGGTGGTGCTCTCGGCGTTCGTGGTCTACGAGATCTTCCGCGCGATCCACACGCACTCGCTCGCGCTGCCGTTCTTCGCCGCCCTCGACGTCGTGATCGTCGTGCTGGTGCTGCGCGAGTACCGGCAGCTCAAACGGGATCGCGTCGCGGCCTGA
- a CDS encoding PP2C family protein-serine/threonine phosphatase — protein sequence MRELPHWHTASAQGPREHNADAVGAYAAAGGAGIVFALADGVGDHPNAGHAARTAASAAARSPVAQGPVAAVLAAQRAVLEHCGAGDCVLVVAVQSDEGYGVAWVGDARAYSWDGYTVRQVTKDHTLAQYFRDHDQPVTPRMEHVVTTSVRTAGAHEIGTATVTTGGLLLTSDGVHKTLSGPTMLDILGMPDRAATELVRTAISLGGSDNATAIVVDPPRADLTTEKFRVAA from the coding sequence ATGAGGGAACTTCCACACTGGCACACGGCGAGCGCGCAGGGCCCGCGCGAGCACAACGCGGACGCCGTCGGGGCCTACGCGGCCGCGGGCGGAGCGGGGATCGTGTTCGCGCTGGCCGATGGAGTCGGAGATCACCCGAACGCGGGACACGCGGCACGGACGGCGGCTTCGGCGGCGGCCCGGTCGCCGGTCGCCCAAGGGCCGGTCGCGGCCGTTCTCGCTGCTCAGCGTGCTGTACTCGAACATTGCGGGGCCGGTGACTGCGTCCTCGTCGTGGCCGTCCAGAGCGACGAGGGGTATGGCGTCGCGTGGGTCGGGGACGCGCGGGCGTACTCTTGGGACGGATACACCGTGCGGCAGGTGACGAAGGACCATACGCTCGCGCAGTACTTCCGCGACCACGATCAACCCGTGACACCGCGGATGGAACACGTCGTCACCACCAGCGTCCGCACGGCCGGTGCTCACGAGATCGGCACGGCCACCGTCACGACCGGAGGGCTTCTGCTCACCAGCGACGGCGTGCACAAGACGCTCAGCGGGCCGACCATGCTCGACATCCTCGGGATGCCGGACAGGGCGGCCACGGAGCTGGTGCGGACGGCGATCTCGCTCGGTGGCTCCGACAACGCCACCGCGATCGTGGTGGATCCGCCCCGTGCGGATCTCACCACGGAGAAATTTCGCGTCGCGGCCTGA
- a CDS encoding ArnT family glycosyltransferase has protein sequence MTTALASRVEPGPVEENVVEPPGRWVRPAVFGLLAATALLYFWNLTASGYGNSFYAAAVQSGTQDWKAWLFGSLDAGNVLTVDKPPAALWVTTAFARLFGFSSFTVLAPQALMGVASVGLLYLTVKRTSGPVAGLFAGAALAVTPVAALMFKFNNPDALLTLLLIAGAYCTVRAIEKASPRWLAFAGVAIGFGFLTKMMQAFLVLPAFGLAYLIAAPTSLGKRLLHLLGAVFSVVVSAGWFIALVDLWPTGSRPYIGGSTDDSLLELALGYNGLGRIFGGSGGGGGGGMMVGGAGGGNVGFGGESGLTRMFGASFGGEVSWLLPAALIGLVAGLWFTRRAAGTDRTRAALIVWGGWMLVTSLVFSYMSGIVHPYYAVALAPSIAAVVAISGTSLWRGRAHLAPRVFLSLMIAASAVWAYILLDRDADWLPALRWIIAGLGLVTATVVLVGVPPRRKLVAVVATVAVLTVGLGTTAYGIETASQAHSGSIPTSGPASSGEPRGMGMEEGSSAELGTVLAATTTKWAAATSSSQSAANLELASGKSVIGIGGWSGSDPAPTLAEFQRYVADGDITYYVEGGRGGGPGGGSDEIAEWVAANFTATTVGEQTVYNLLS, from the coding sequence ATGACCACCGCACTCGCTTCCCGGGTGGAACCCGGCCCTGTCGAGGAAAACGTCGTCGAACCGCCGGGCCGGTGGGTCCGTCCCGCGGTTTTCGGGCTGCTCGCCGCGACCGCCCTGCTGTACTTCTGGAACCTGACGGCCTCCGGCTACGGCAACTCGTTCTACGCCGCGGCGGTGCAGTCCGGCACGCAGGACTGGAAGGCGTGGCTGTTCGGCTCGCTCGACGCCGGGAACGTGCTGACCGTCGACAAACCCCCGGCCGCGCTCTGGGTCACGACGGCGTTCGCGCGGCTCTTCGGTTTCTCGAGTTTCACCGTGCTGGCCCCGCAAGCGCTGATGGGTGTCGCCTCCGTCGGGCTGCTTTACCTGACGGTGAAGCGGACCTCCGGACCCGTCGCCGGGCTGTTCGCGGGGGCGGCGCTCGCCGTCACCCCGGTCGCCGCGCTCATGTTCAAGTTCAACAACCCGGACGCGCTGCTGACGCTGCTGCTGATCGCGGGCGCGTACTGCACGGTCCGCGCGATCGAAAAGGCGAGCCCGCGCTGGCTGGCGTTCGCCGGTGTCGCCATCGGCTTCGGTTTCCTGACCAAGATGATGCAGGCGTTCCTGGTGCTGCCCGCGTTCGGCCTCGCCTACCTGATCGCTGCGCCGACCTCGCTGGGCAAACGGTTGCTTCATTTGCTGGGAGCGGTGTTCTCGGTCGTCGTTTCGGCAGGCTGGTTCATCGCGCTGGTCGATCTGTGGCCGACCGGCTCACGGCCGTACATCGGCGGCTCGACCGACGACAGCCTGCTCGAACTGGCGCTGGGCTACAACGGCCTCGGCCGGATCTTCGGCGGGAGCGGCGGCGGCGGTGGCGGCGGCATGATGGTCGGCGGCGCGGGCGGCGGGAACGTCGGCTTCGGCGGCGAAAGCGGCCTGACCCGGATGTTCGGCGCCAGCTTCGGCGGCGAGGTGTCGTGGCTGCTGCCCGCCGCGCTGATCGGCCTGGTGGCGGGACTGTGGTTCACCAGGCGGGCCGCCGGTACCGACCGGACGAGGGCCGCGCTGATCGTCTGGGGCGGCTGGATGCTCGTCACCTCGCTGGTGTTCAGCTACATGAGCGGCATCGTGCACCCGTACTACGCCGTCGCGCTGGCGCCGTCGATCGCCGCCGTGGTGGCGATCTCCGGGACTTCGCTGTGGCGCGGCCGGGCGCATCTCGCGCCGCGGGTGTTCCTGTCGCTGATGATCGCGGCGAGCGCGGTCTGGGCGTACATCCTGCTCGACCGCGACGCCGACTGGCTGCCCGCGCTGCGCTGGATCATCGCCGGGCTCGGCCTGGTGACCGCGACCGTCGTCCTGGTGGGTGTCCCGCCGAGGCGCAAACTCGTCGCCGTCGTCGCGACGGTCGCCGTGCTGACGGTTGGCCTCGGGACCACCGCGTACGGCATCGAAACCGCCTCGCAGGCGCACTCCGGTTCGATCCCGACGTCCGGCCCCGCCTCGAGTGGCGAGCCACGCGGGATGGGCATGGAGGAGGGCTCGTCGGCGGAGCTCGGGACGGTGCTCGCCGCGACGACGACGAAGTGGGCGGCGGCGACGTCGAGCTCGCAGTCGGCGGCGAACCTGGAACTCGCGAGCGGGAAGTCGGTGATCGGCATCGGCGGCTGGAGCGGCTCGGATCCGGCGCCGACGCTGGCGGAGTTCCAGCGGTACGTGGCCGACGGCGACATCACGTACTACGTCGAAGGCGGCCGGGGCGGCGGTCCCGGCGGCGGATCGGACGAGATCGCCGAATGGGTAGCGGCGAACTTCACCGCCACCACGGTCGGCGAGCAGACGGTGTACAACCTGCTGTCCTGA